A single region of the Cereibacter sphaeroides 2.4.1 genome encodes:
- a CDS encoding cytochrome b562 — protein sequence MTQEPGYTRLQITLHWAIAGLVLFNYIFGETMERAYDAVRQNVEPAGVGHYLHVVVGLAVLVLTLVRIGARFVLGVPEKGTTPGDKVAAGLQGLLYLLTLLVPALGMTAWGGGQAWAAGPHVLAANAIMLLALVHAVSALFHQYVLKDRLLLRMMRPR from the coding sequence ATGACGCAAGAACCGGGATACACCAGGCTCCAGATCACCCTGCATTGGGCGATCGCGGGGCTCGTCCTCTTCAATTACATCTTCGGCGAGACCATGGAGCGGGCCTACGACGCCGTGCGCCAGAATGTGGAGCCCGCGGGCGTGGGCCACTATCTCCATGTGGTCGTGGGGCTCGCCGTGCTCGTGCTGACGCTGGTCAGGATCGGCGCGCGGTTCGTGCTCGGGGTCCCTGAGAAGGGCACCACGCCCGGCGACAAGGTGGCCGCGGGGCTGCAGGGCCTGCTCTATCTGCTCACGCTGCTCGTGCCGGCGCTGGGCATGACGGCCTGGGGCGGCGGGCAGGCCTGGGCTGCGGGCCCGCATGTGCTGGCGGCGAATGCGATCATGCTGCTCGCCCTCGTCCATGCCGTTTCGGCGCTCTTCCATCAGTATGTGCTGAAGGACAGGCTGCTTCTCAGGATGATGCGTCCGCGCTGA
- a CDS encoding bifunctional sulfate adenylyltransferase/adenylylsulfate kinase, giving the protein MSLPNHAPVPELYVSYDSAQKLKADAGSLPSWDLTQRQICDLELLMNGGFHPLKGFLTEADYDGVVENMRLADGRLWPMPVTLDVSEKFAEGVEPGQDIALRDAEGVILAILSVTDKWVPNKDREAEKVFGANDLAHPAVNYLHHTAGKVYLGGPITGIQPPVHYDFKMRRDTPNELRAFFRKMGWTRVVAFQTRNPLHRAHQELTFRAAREAQANLLIHPVVGMTKPGDIDHFTRVRCYEAVLDQYPSSTTTLSLLNLAMRMGGPREAVWHGLIRRNHGCTHMIVGRDHAGPGKNSEGKDFYGPYDAQELFKAHADEIGVEMVDFKQMVYVQEKAQYFPVDEVPEGSTVLDISGTELRRRLREGLEIPEWFSFPDVVSELRRTSPARSKQGFTVFFTGLSGSGKSTIANALMVKLMEMGGRPVTLLDGDVVRKHLSSELGFSKEHRDINIKRIGYVASEITKNGGIAICAPIAPYTATRRAVREMIEAFGAFIEVHVATPIEECERRDRKGLYKLAREGKIKEFTGISDPYEVPAKAELVVDTANVSVDHCAHQVILKLEQMGLIRA; this is encoded by the coding sequence ATGTCCCTTCCGAACCACGCTCCTGTCCCTGAACTCTACGTCTCCTACGACTCGGCCCAGAAATTGAAGGCCGATGCGGGCAGCCTGCCCTCCTGGGACCTGACGCAGCGCCAGATCTGCGACCTCGAACTGCTGATGAACGGCGGCTTCCATCCGCTCAAGGGCTTCCTGACCGAGGCCGATTACGATGGCGTGGTCGAGAACATGCGCCTCGCCGACGGACGGCTCTGGCCGATGCCGGTGACGCTGGACGTGAGCGAGAAGTTTGCCGAGGGCGTCGAGCCCGGTCAGGACATCGCGCTGCGCGACGCCGAGGGCGTGATCCTCGCGATCCTGTCGGTCACCGACAAATGGGTGCCGAACAAGGACCGCGAGGCCGAGAAGGTGTTCGGCGCGAACGATCTCGCCCATCCGGCGGTGAACTACCTGCACCACACGGCCGGGAAGGTCTATCTCGGCGGCCCGATCACCGGCATCCAGCCGCCGGTGCACTACGATTTCAAGATGCGCCGCGACACGCCCAACGAGCTGCGCGCCTTCTTCCGCAAGATGGGCTGGACCCGCGTGGTGGCCTTCCAGACCCGCAATCCGCTGCACCGCGCGCATCAGGAACTGACCTTCCGCGCCGCCCGCGAAGCGCAGGCGAACCTGCTGATCCATCCGGTCGTGGGCATGACGAAGCCCGGCGACATCGACCATTTCACCCGCGTGCGCTGCTACGAGGCGGTGCTCGACCAGTATCCCTCCTCCACCACGACCCTGTCGCTCCTGAACCTCGCCATGCGCATGGGCGGCCCGCGCGAGGCGGTCTGGCACGGGCTGATCCGGCGCAACCACGGCTGCACCCACATGATCGTGGGCCGCGACCATGCCGGCCCGGGCAAGAACTCCGAGGGCAAGGACTTCTACGGCCCCTATGATGCGCAGGAGCTGTTCAAGGCCCATGCAGACGAGATCGGCGTCGAGATGGTCGATTTCAAACAGATGGTCTATGTGCAGGAGAAGGCCCAGTATTTCCCCGTGGACGAGGTGCCGGAAGGCTCCACCGTCCTCGACATCTCGGGCACCGAGCTGCGCCGCCGCCTGCGCGAGGGGCTCGAGATCCCGGAATGGTTCTCCTTCCCCGACGTGGTGAGCGAGCTGCGCCGCACCTCGCCCGCCCGCTCGAAGCAGGGCTTCACCGTCTTCTTCACGGGGCTCTCCGGCTCGGGCAAGTCCACCATCGCGAACGCCCTCATGGTCAAGCTGATGGAGATGGGCGGCCGCCCGGTGACTCTCCTCGACGGCGACGTGGTGCGCAAGCATCTCTCCTCGGAGCTCGGCTTCTCGAAGGAGCACCGCGACATCAACATCAAGCGGATCGGCTATGTGGCCTCCGAGATCACCAAGAACGGCGGCATCGCGATCTGCGCGCCGATCGCGCCCTATACCGCGACGCGGCGCGCCGTGCGCGAGATGATCGAGGCCTTCGGCGCCTTCATCGAGGTGCATGTGGCCACGCCGATCGAGGAATGCGAGCGGCGGGACCGCAAGGGGCTCTACAAGCTCGCGCGGGAAGGCAAGATCAAGGAGTTCACCGGGATCTCCGACCCCTACGAGGTGCCGGCCAAGGCCGAGCTGGTGGTGGACACGGCCAATGTGAGCGTCGACCATTGCGCCCATCAGGTGATCCTGAAGCTCGAGCAGATGGGCCTGATCCGGGCCTGA
- the trxB gene encoding thioredoxin-disulfide reductase: MRGKAMAETRHTRVLIIGSGPAGYTAAVYSARAMLNPLLIQGLQPGGQLTITTEVENWPGDREVQGPELMVRMEDHARAMGAEIVSDYISSLDLSQRPFTAQADSGMTYTADAVILATGAQARWLGLPSEERFKGFGVSACATCDGFFYRGKEVVVAGGGNTAVEEALFLTNFASKVTLVHRRDSLRAEKILQDRLFKHPKIEVLWNHTIEEVAGTEAPLGVTGIVARNVLTGETTEVPCEGFFVAIGHAPASELVKDQLELHHGGYVKVEPGTTRTSIPGVFAAGDLTDHVYRQAVTSAGMGCMAALDAERFLAGA, from the coding sequence ATGAGGGGCAAGGCCATGGCCGAGACGCGGCACACGAGGGTTCTGATCATCGGCTCGGGACCGGCCGGCTATACGGCGGCCGTCTATTCCGCGCGCGCCATGCTGAACCCGCTCCTCATTCAGGGCCTGCAGCCGGGCGGTCAGCTCACCATCACCACCGAGGTCGAGAACTGGCCGGGCGACCGCGAGGTGCAGGGGCCCGAACTCATGGTGCGGATGGAGGACCATGCCCGCGCCATGGGGGCCGAGATCGTCTCGGACTATATCTCGTCGCTCGATCTCTCGCAGCGGCCCTTCACCGCCCAGGCCGACAGCGGCATGACCTACACCGCCGATGCGGTGATCCTCGCCACCGGCGCCCAGGCACGCTGGCTGGGCCTGCCGTCGGAAGAAAGGTTCAAGGGCTTCGGCGTCTCGGCCTGCGCGACCTGCGACGGCTTCTTCTACCGCGGCAAGGAGGTCGTGGTGGCGGGCGGCGGCAACACCGCCGTCGAGGAGGCGCTGTTCCTGACCAACTTCGCGAGCAAGGTGACGCTGGTCCACCGCCGCGACAGCCTGCGGGCCGAGAAGATCCTGCAGGACCGGCTGTTCAAGCATCCCAAGATCGAGGTGCTCTGGAACCACACGATCGAGGAGGTCGCGGGCACCGAGGCGCCGCTCGGCGTCACGGGGATCGTCGCGCGGAATGTGCTGACGGGCGAGACGACCGAGGTGCCCTGCGAGGGCTTCTTCGTGGCCATCGGCCATGCCCCGGCGAGCGAGCTCGTGAAGGATCAGCTCGAGCTGCACCACGGCGGCTATGTCAAGGTCGAGCCGGGAACCACCCGCACCTCGATCCCGGGCGTCTTCGCGGCAGGCGACCTGACGGACCATGTCTACCGGCAGGCCGTGACCTCGGCCGGGATGGGCTGCATGGCGGCGCTCGACGCGGAACGTTTCCTCGCCGGCGCGTAA
- a CDS encoding Lrp/AsnC family transcriptional regulator: protein MAGSKLDPIDRHILAELQSDGRMTNVELAKRVGISAPPCLRRVRTLEEAGYIRGYHADIDPRELGFEVQVFAMVRLHSQAEADLSAFESRCRAWPLVRECHMLNGEIDFILKCVAPDLPSFQSFLTQELTAAENVASVKTSLVIRCAKDEPGVPFEVLEARLQRSA, encoded by the coding sequence ATGGCCGGATCGAAACTGGACCCCATCGACCGTCACATCCTGGCGGAACTCCAGAGCGACGGCCGGATGACCAATGTCGAGCTGGCCAAGCGCGTGGGCATCTCGGCGCCGCCCTGCCTGCGCCGGGTGCGCACGCTCGAGGAGGCGGGCTACATCCGCGGCTATCATGCCGACATCGACCCGCGCGAGCTCGGCTTCGAGGTGCAGGTCTTTGCCATGGTGCGGCTGCACAGCCAGGCAGAAGCGGATCTCTCGGCCTTCGAATCGCGCTGCCGTGCCTGGCCTCTGGTGCGCGAGTGCCACATGCTGAACGGCGAGATCGACTTCATCCTGAAATGCGTGGCGCCCGACCTGCCGAGCTTCCAGAGCTTCCTCACCCAGGAACTCACCGCGGCCGAGAATGTGGCCTCGGTCAAGACGAGCCTCGTGATCCGCTGCGCCAAGGACGAGCCGGGCGTGCCCTTCGAGGTGCTCGAGGCCCGGCTCCAGCGCAGCGCCTGA